One genomic region from Nymphaea colorata isolate Beijing-Zhang1983 chromosome 10, ASM883128v2, whole genome shotgun sequence encodes:
- the LOC116262274 gene encoding probable LRR receptor-like serine/threonine-protein kinase IRK: MGTLWGLLQLFLLSLLLAVPSAISGDPAPALNDDVLGLIVFKADLHDPSSALTSWAEDDDSPCNWAGVWCNPRTGRVTELVLEGLSLNGKIGRGLALLQSLRKLSLARNNLTGTISHDLALLKSLKIVDLSGNRLSGSIPAEFFERCSSLRVLSLAHNAFEGQIPESLSSCLTLTDLNLSSNFLSSELPDGIWSLTGLHTLDLSRNSLVGAIPPGVKALGYLHTLDLSGNRFSGSIPDDIGECLTLRTLNLGDNGFSGVLPDSMQQLSALNSMRVHRNRLNGEIPSWIGGLKALGTLDISSNAFSGEIPDMIGELALLRRLNLSSNQLIGKIPDGLKNCQNLSHVDFSRNGLIGKVPSWMFGSGSLSSSRLSEMVKGEILPSAPGSGTVEFLDLSLNNLSGGLPSEIGFSPKLAVLNVSGNSLGPNIPATIGELMVLQILDLSRNQFGGSIPSKLGKCSSLTTLSLSHNRLTGPIPSDLGNLSELQILDLSVNNLSGQIPQQLGNLSYLHFLNISGNNFQGDLPAFGIFSKLSPLDFAGNPSLCVSRLNKSCPPVLPKPIVLNPNSTSVSSSPASGTTTATSAIRHKKIILSISTLVAISAAAAIIIGVIAVTVLNLRVRSSSPTFMHPPLDSLSGSPSTDGTVGAAGAYGKLIMFSGEGDFSAGAHALLNKDCELGRGGFGTVYRTVLRDGCPVAIKKLTVSSLVKSQEDFEKEVRKLGKIHHPNLVQLLGYYWTPQLQLLIYEYVSGGSLYTLLHEEQNGNCFTWSERFDIILGIAKGLEHLHQSCRPPMIHYNLKSSNILVDGRTREAKVADFGLAKLLPMLDRYVLSSKIQSALGYMAPEFACRSVKINEKCDVYGFGVLVLEVVTGKRPVEYMEDDVVVLIDGVRRALDEGRIADWVDGRMGGKFPTEEVVPVVKLGLICTSQLPSNRPAMGEVVHILELIRGPADSREEL, encoded by the exons ATGGGAACACTTTGGGGCCTTCTACAGCTCTTCCTCCTATCCCTCCTCCTTGCAGTTCCCTCGGCGATCTCGGGTGACCCCGCGCCTGCGCTCAATGACGACGTCCTTGGTCTCATTGTCTTCAAGGCCGACCTCCACGACCCGAGCTCTGCCTTGACCTCCTGGGCCGAAGACGATGACTCGCCCTGTAACTGGGCGGGAGTGTGGTGCAACCCTCGGACTGGGCGAGTCACGGAGCTCGTCCTTGAGGGCCTCTCCTTGAACGGGAAGATCGGTCGTGGGCTCGCTCTGCTTCAGTCGCTGCGCAAACTGTCGCTCGCCAGGAACAATCTCACCGGAACGATTAGCCACGACCTCGCACTACTCAAATCCCTAAAAATCGTGGACCTGAGTGGGAACCGGCTCTCTGGTTCCATTCCTGCCGAGTTTTTTGAGAGGTGCTCCTCTCTCCGGGTCCTCTCCCTTGCCCATAACGCCTTCGAGGGTCAGATTCCAGAGAGTTTGAGCTCCTGTTTGACGCTAACCGATCTCAATCTCTCCTCCAATTTTCTCTCCAGTGAACTGCCGGATGGTATTTGGTCCTTAACCGGTCTCCACACACTCGATTTGTCTAGGAATTCTTTGGTGGGAGCAATTCCTCCTGGAGTTAAGGCTCTAGGTTACCTACATACATTAGACCTGAGTGGGAACAGGTTTTCGGGCAGCATTCCTGACGACATCGGTGAGTGTTTGACTCTTAGAACTCTGAATCTCGGTGATAATGGGTTCTCTGGCGTCTTGCCAGACTCGATGCAGCAGCTATCTGCTCTCAATTCAATGAGAGTACATAGAAATCGATTGAATGGTGAAATTCCATCGTGGATTGGAGGACTAAAGGCGTTGGGCACACTGGACATCTCAAGCAATGCGTTCTCCGGCGAGATACCAGATATGATTGGGGAGCTTGCATTGCTCAGAAGGTTGAATCTATCATCTAACCAACTTATTGGCAAGATACCGGATGGTTTAAAGAATTGCCAGAATCTTTCTCATGTTGATTTTAGCCGGAACGGCCTCATTGGCAAGGTACCAAGTTGGATGTTCGGCTCTGGATCGCTGAGTAGCTCTCGTTTGAGTGAGATGGTGAAGGGAGAGATTCTTCCTTCAGCTCCGGGGTCTGGGACTGTTGAGTTTTTAGATTTGTCATTAAATAATTTATCTGGTGGGCTGCCATCTGAGATTGGATTTTCGCCGAAGTTGGCAGTTCTGAATGTCTCAGGAAATTCACTTGGTCCAAATATTCCAGCGACGATTGGAGAATTAATGGTCTTACAGATACTGGATCTTAGCAGGAATCAGTTTGGTGGCAGTATTCCATCCAAATTGGGGAAGTGCTCATCTTTAACTACACT GAGCTTATCCCATAACAGGCTCACTGGGCCCATTCCTAGTGACTTAGGTAACCTGTCCGAGCTACAGATATTAGATCTCTCTGTCAATAATCTCAGCGGCCAAATTCCACAGCAGCTTGGAAATCTCTCGTACCTGCATTTTCTCAACATATCAGGAAACAACTTTCAAGGAGATCTCCCAGCCTTTGGCATCTTTTCCAAGCTTTCTCCTTTGGATTTTGCTGGCAACCCTTCCTTATGTGTCTCTCGCTTGAACAAGTCCTGCCCTCCTGTTCTTCCCAAGCCTATTGTCCTCAACCCCAACTCCACAAGTGTTTCCTCATCCCCTGCATCGGGCACCACAACTGCCACCTCTGCTATCAGGCACAAGAAAATCATTCTCAGCATCTCTACCCTTGTTGCGATTTCTGCAGCAGCTGCGATTATTATTGGTGTTATTGCTGTGACCGTCCTGAACCTCCGTGTACGTTCCTCATCTCCTACCTTTATGCATCCTCCTTTGGACTCACTCAGTGGCTCACCAAGTACGGATGGAACGGTTGGTGCTGCTGGTGCATATGGGAAGCTTATCATGTTTTCTGGTGAAGGTGATTTTAGTGCTGGTGCACATGCTCTTCTTAACAAGGACTGTGAGCTTGGCCGTGGTGGTTTTGGCACAGTTTACCGCACTGTCCTCCGAGATGGTTGCCCAGTTGCAATCAAGAAACTGACAGTCTCCAGTTTGGTGAAGTCTCAGgaggattttgaaaaagaagttAGGAAGCTTGggaaaattcatcatccaaaccTTGTTCAACTCCTAGGCTACTATTGGACCCCTCAGCTGCAGCTCCTCATTTATGAATATGTTTCTGGTGGTAGCCTTTACACCCTTCTCCATGAGGAGCAAAATGGCAATTGCTTCACATGGTCAGAAAGGTTCGACATAATCTTAGGGATTGCCAAAGGTTTAGAGCACCTGCACCAATCTTGCAGGCCACCAATGATCCACTACAACCTCAAATCAAGCAATATACTCGTTGATGGACGGACTCGGGAGGCAAAGGTAGCTGATTTTGGGTTGGCAAAGTTGCTGCCCATGTTGGACCGTTATGTGCTTAGCAGCAAGATACAAAGTGCTCTTGGATACATGGCGCCAGAGTTTGCGTGCAGATCTGTAAAGATCAATGAGAAGTGTGATGTGTACGGCTTTGGAGTTCTAGTTTTGGAGGTGGTGACGGGGAAGAGGCCAGTGGAGTACATGGAAGATGATGTTGTTGTTTTGATCGATGGGGTCAGGAGAGCTTTGGATGAAGGTAGAATTGCAGACTGGGTGGACGGTAGAATGGGTGGGAAATTCCCTACAGAGGAAGTTGTGCCTGTGGTGAAGTTAGGCTTGATCTGTACCTCACAGCTGCCATCAAATAGGCCAGCCATGGGGGAGGTGGTTCACATACTCGAATTGATACGCGGCCCGGCCGACAGCCGGGAAGAGTTATAA
- the LOC116262070 gene encoding receptor-like protein 20 has translation MEYRAAPPPPPFGLAPLFTWKFCIIFALFVVLHAGEGGTGVRAAAPCHSSQRLALLRFKRSLSRGSQTLLGSWQNESDCCMWKGVSCDNTTGFVTELNIYNLGVQVSEPDDSLFELRHLRHLELGRNIIGGVIPSRLTDLTELTNLGLSYCNFTGTIPEFFKQLSNLNLLDLSGNGLRGQIPPCLLNHPTLQTLYLGFNNLNGSLPEVDNGVSALKVLYFSPNMLHGGIPASIRNLQHLELLEATGNKFTGILHLSLFQDMKNLSYLSLSSNELTVRLPKLVDRVHRTEIFSRLEVLQLSACNIEGEFPWFLQNAKGLEVLDLSDNNISGKLPAWVWGLPNLQALFLSNNVIHGFEEAVNISVSMNLAMLNLNENQLRGQIPRGLICGLNHLEKVELNNNQLTDKLTRLLHNCSSKIKRVLDLSYNRLRGSLPNNWLTSFCQLEVLDLSNNQLHGPIPDKSEISSAAPLSVLNLNDNKLVGRLPRSLSNYSQLQVLNFAENDLRDVFPFWLSHLNHLHVLLLHTNRFYGSILSPFSEHIFPSLQILDISRNQFTGSLPPKLFQSFYSMMRKKPEFDQEFESLLPYEEEIILTIKGQTGMQEIMVILTFIDFSNNLFAGKIPEEIGLLEGLYSLNLSWNYLDGPIPKSLGHLQQMESLDLSHNHLSGSIPEELTRDTFLSVLDLSYNDLQGRIPQDNQLATFNATSFDGNPRLCGPPLPISCPTSKNGSQESIHRVEEKAPHPCWEYVATGSVGFAVGLLTMALPTLFIRRVEIWYWDRVDRALEALMFLLNH, from the coding sequence ATGGAATATCGTGCtgcacctcctcctcctcctttcggCCTTGCACCATTATTCACATGGAAATTTTGCATCATCTTCGCCCTTTTCGTGGTCCTTCATGCAGGAGAGGGTGGAACAGGAGTCAGAGCAGCAGCACCCTGCCACTCCAGTCAAAGGTTGGCCCTTTTACGATTCAAGCGGAGTCTATCTCGTGGATCGCAGACATTGTTAGGTAGTTGGCAGAACGAAAGTGATTGTTGCATGTGGAAAGGAGTATCCTGCGATAACACCACCGGCTTCGTCACCGAGCTCAACATTTATAATCTCGGAGTACAAGTAAGTGAGCCAGATGATTCCTTGTTTGAGCTTCGTCACCTTCGCCATCTTGAACTCGGCCGCAATATTATTGGTGGTGTGATCCCTTCAAGACTGACAGACCTCACTGAACTCACCAATCTTGGGCTCTCCTATTGCAACTTCACTGGAACCATTCCTGAATTCTTCAAACAACTTTCCAACCTAAACCTTCTGGACCTTAGCGGCAATGGTTTAAGGGGACAAATTCCTCCATGTCTCCTAAACCACCCAACCCTTCAGACGCTGTACCTCGGCTTCAACAACTTAAACGGTTCGCTCCCCGAAGTTGACAATGGAGTTTCCGCATTAAAGGTGCTCTACTTCTCCCCCAACATGTTGCATGGGGGGATTCCTGCTTCAATACGCAACTTGCAACATCTTGAGTTGCTGGAAGCAACAGGGAATAAATTTACTGGTATTTTGCATCTCTCCTTGTTTCAAGACATGAAGAATCTTTCATATTTGTCCCTTTCTTCTAATGAATTGACCGTTAGGTTGCCCAAACTGGTTGACCGTGTCCACCGAACTGAAATATTTTCACGTCTAGAAGTACTCCAGTTAAGTGCTTGCAACATTGAGGGGGAGTTTCCTTGGTTTCTCCAAAATGCAAAGGGCCTTGAAGTTTTAGACCTTTCAGACAATAACATAAGCGGCAAGCTGCCGGCATGGGTGTGGGGCCTACCAAACCTTCAAGCTTTGTTTTTGTCTAACAATGTGATCCATGGTTTCGAGGAAGCAGTCAATATTAGTGTTTCGATGAACTTAGCCATGTTGAACCTCAATGAGAACCAACTTCGGGGGCAGATTCCAAGAGGGCTTATCTGTGGTCTCAACCATTTAGAAAAAGTTGAATTAAACAACAACCAATTAACTGACAAGTTAACAAGATTACTACACAACTGCAGCAGCAAGATCAAGCGTGTACTCGACCTTTCATATAATAGACTCAGAGGTAGCTTGCCAAATAATTGGCTTACAAGTTTTTGTCAGTTAGAGGTGTTGGACTTGAGCAACAATCAACTTCATGGCCCAATTCCAGACAAGTCTGAGATTAGCTCTGCTGCACCGTTAAGTGTCCTCAACCTAAATGACAATAAATTGGTTGGTAGGCTTCCAAGATCTCTTTCTAACTACAGCCAATTACAGGTTCTAAATTTTGCTGAGAATGATTTGCGTgatgtttttcccttttggctcagtcatttgaatcatttgcaTGTGTTGCTGTTACATACCAATAGATTTTATGGCTCCATCTTGTCTCCCTTCTCCGAGCATATATTTCCTTCGTTACAAATCCTAGATATTTCAAGGAACCAGTTTACCGGAAGTCTCCCACCtaagctttttcaaagtttttactCTATGATGAGGAAGAAACCAGAGTTTGACCAAGAATTTGAAAGTTTGCTTCCATATGAAGAAGAGATTATATTAACCATCAAGGGGCAGACCGGAATGCAAGAGATCATGGTCATTTTaacatttattgatttttctaacAATCTTTTTGCCGGAAAAATTCCTGAAGAGATCGGTTTATTGGAGGGACTTTATTCATTGAACTTGTCCTGGAACTACCTAGACGGCCCTATCCCGAAGTCATTGGGACATTTGCAGCAGATGGAGTCACTTGATCTTTCTCACAATCATTTATCGGGAAGTATACCAGAAGAGCTAACGAGAGACACATTTCTCTCTGTGTTGGACCTGTCGTACAACGACCTTCAAGGGAGAATCCCTCAAGACAACCAACTCGCCACATTCAATGctacttcatttgatgggaATCCAAGGCTCTGTGGACCACCGTTGCCAATATCGTGTCCAACCAGCAAGAATGGCTCTCAAGAGTCCATCCACCGTGTTGAAGAAAAGGCTCCACATCCGTGCTGGGAGTATGTAGCAACAGGATCAGTTGGCTTTGCAGTAGGTCTGTTGACAATGGCATTACCCACCTTGTTCATTAGACGAGTGGAAATCTGGTACTGGGATCGTGTGGACAGGGCGCTTGAGGCATTAATGTTCCTACTCAATCATTGA